The sequence TCAACCATTCGTCATCATCCTCAAAAAACCAATCTATTTTTTCTTCCATCCAACGTCCAACTTTTTTGAAATTTGGAGCAGTCGTTTTATCTTGCCACCTTCCCCTATTTTGACCAGGACGATTACCTGCAACTCCATCAACAACTTGTTTCCCAGTTTCTATCCATTTATCCATTCTGCGATCAAGTTGATCTCGAGATCGCTGACGAATTTGATTACGATTTTTATAAGAGCTCATCTTTTAAATTTAACGCTTTCAAACCAAATAATGAAAAACATTAATAAGGAAAATTCCAAAACTTTAAAAAAACTCTAATGAAGAAAAAAAATTATTTATTTAACAACAGAAAAAGGTTGATATACCAGTAAGCATTTTGCATTCCATCGACCCCCAAACAAATTATTACAACAACTTCGACAAGCTGCTCCTTTCATCATGCGACGGTAACAAAAACTTTTTTTACATGAAGGACAAGTTGCTAGCCATTTAGGAGTTTTTTTGGATACTGGAAAAGAATGTCGAACTGTGACCTGGAAATCGGTTTGTGAGGAATTGATCTCAGACATGCGCCTATGGAAATTAGGCCCATGTACCTCTTCAACTTTTAACACAAGATCTATCCAAGCATGAATCATTTCGTGGCACAGAGTACTCATCAATGCCTTCTCGGGAAGATTCTCTAAGACTGGTTTAGATAAAATTATTTCACTATCTTTTACTCCAAAAAAATTAGTTTTACGTCGATAAATCCCTGCTGTTGTTCGCATCCGACCATCACTCCACCGAATAGAAACTCTAGGGACTCCTTCCTCAAAGAAAGAGTTCTGAAAATATTCTCTGTTTAATTTAAGAAATAATGGCAACAGAGGTATTAAAGACATTGATGCAAAGAACTCATTAGCTTTATTATTCCGATAACATTCTGTCTGACTATCGAAAACAAACAAGCTAATCTCATAGCTATAAGTCAGAATCTCTACTCAAAAGGAATTACAAACATGGATAGTGCTCTAATCAAAGCAATCGGATTAAAAGCTCTTTTGGTAGGGGTTGGTGCACTGCTCCTGTTTTGGACCTTTAATGCAATTAAACTTGTAATCAGTGCAAGAGGCATAAATC comes from Prochlorococcus marinus XMU1408 and encodes:
- a CDS encoding SprT family zinc-dependent metalloprotease, whose translation is MSLIPLLPLFLKLNREYFQNSFFEEGVPRVSIRWSDGRMRTTAGIYRRKTNFFGVKDSEIILSKPVLENLPEKALMSTLCHEMIHAWIDLVLKVEEVHGPNFHRRMSEINSSQTDFQVTVRHSFPVSKKTPKWLATCPSCKKSFCYRRMMKGAACRSCCNNLFGGRWNAKCLLVYQPFSVVK